A stretch of DNA from Bacillota bacterium:
AGACTTCGTTTAACCGACGCCGGAGGCCGACCAGTCAGTACTTAAGCCACCGGTTATAGCCCCTCTGAGGAGCATTTGAACGATAATATCTGATAAACCCTGTCTCCTTCCGCCTTGCCTCCGCGTCACTGGCGGTCTCGGACTCCCAGAGCAGATCGTGCTGCCATCAATAATTATCAGCACGGGGGAGACTTCTTTCTGGGCCATTGTTAACAATTACGCCCGACTCTACCTACTGCTTGCAGCCACGCGTAAATCTCCCTTGGCTACATCCCCAAAGCCGAAGGTGCCTGAGGAGTTCCCTTAGACTTAGCTTTAAACCTTTGCCTTACGAGCATACCGATGGAAGCCAATAGGACAACCAGCCACACTGCTCCAATCAAGAAGTGCTGCCGGCGGATGGCGGCAAACTGCTCTAGGGCAATCTCCACCGGGCCATAGGCGGGAATCACAGGATGGCGGAACTTGGCAAAGTAAGTATAGAGCCACCACGTGAGTCTGCCAATGGAAACCAAGGTGGTCAGATGCCAAAGGCGTTTCACGGGGCTCACCTCCCCCGGGGTCTAGAAGGTCCGTTTCAGCCTACGGTTCTTCCGATGCCGTTCCAAACCAAGCTTGATTAAAAGATGAATCAGTTCCGGATAACTCACACCGGAGGCCTCCCATAGTTTCGGATACATACTGATGGAAGTAAAACCGGGAATGGTATTAATCTCGTTAACGTAGATCTCATCGCCACATAAGAAGAAATCTACCCGGGCCATACCGCTACAATCAATGGCTTTGAAGGCTTTCACCGCAAGATCCTGGATCTGCCGCACGATGGACTCAGGCAGATCCGCCGGAATCACCAATTCCGTATCGTCAGTGATATATTTTGCTTCGTAGTCGTAGAAAGACCGCTTTGGAATGATCTCACCACAGATGGATGCTTTGGGATCGTCATTGCCCAAAACCGCGCACTCAATTTCCCGACAATTGACCGCCGCCTTTTCGATCAGGACCTTGTGATCGAAGGTGGCCGCATGTTCCAAGGCTTCCCGCAGCTGTTCCGGTGTTTCCACCCGCGTGATACCCACACTCGAACCCAAGTTGGCCGGTTTCACAAAACAGGGGTAACCTAAGGTATCGCCCACCCTTTGTTCCAGGTCCGGTGCAAAGGGTTTCCGCACCACCAGGTAGGGTAGAATCGGCAGGCCATGGGTCTTGAAGACATCCTTCATGAAGGCTTTGTCCATCCCCACCGCGGATGCGGCCACTCCAGCCCCCACATAGGGAATGCCTGCGACCTCAAGAAGCCCTTGGATGGTGCCATCCTCACCGAAGGTACCATGGAGCACCGGAAAGACAATATTCACCCGCAGGGCCTGATCGGTGGGAAATCCCCCTTTGATCAGCCATAGGAACCTCCCCGGTTGTCCCGGCAGGAAGGTGCAGGCTGAACATCCCTCGGGCAGTCGATCCGTCTTTCCACTAAGGTAATCTAAGACACCCTCTCCTACGTACCATTTTCCGGTTTTGCTGATACCAATTTCAATGGGGAAATACGTTCTTCTGTCGATGGCTTCCAGGATCGAAGCGGCAGAACGAAGGGACACCTCATGTTCTCCGGACACACCCCCAAAGAGTACGCCCACACGCAGTTTCTTCCTCATGGAGATTACCCCCTACCTATAGAGTGAACTGGCCGCATTTTATCTTTATGCGACGGGTCTTGTGGTAGAACAAAATGCAAGGCCGACAATTCCCTAAGCAAGACATTCATGCTTCTTCTTCCCGTGGGGAAGCAGGGAATTGTCGGCCTTGTGGCGGAGACACCGCCTACAAGTGGTCTGTTGCCAAACCATCAGGTGTTTTATCCGACGCGTCTCCGCACCGATAGCTTCCCCCGAGAAGGACACCCCTATACACTCCCTGTGCAGATCATTAACTCTTCTTCTGTTTGTTAGTAGCTATGCATAAGTTTATCATAAGTTTATCTTAGAACAAACCTCAAGAAAGGAACTTGGCTCAGGATGTCCTCATCCCTCAAGAAAACCCTTGGTTTTGGTGATGCCTTGGCTTTGGG
This window harbors:
- a CDS encoding D-alanine--D-alanine ligase; protein product: MRKKLRVGVLFGGVSGEHEVSLRSAASILEAIDRRTYFPIEIGISKTGKWYVGEGVLDYLSGKTDRLPEGCSACTFLPGQPGRFLWLIKGGFPTDQALRVNIVFPVLHGTFGEDGTIQGLLEVAGIPYVGAGVAASAVGMDKAFMKDVFKTHGLPILPYLVVRKPFAPDLEQRVGDTLGYPCFVKPANLGSSVGITRVETPEQLREALEHAATFDHKVLIEKAAVNCREIECAVLGNDDPKASICGEIIPKRSFYDYEAKYITDDTELVIPADLPESIVRQIQDLAVKAFKAIDCSGMARVDFFLCGDEIYVNEINTIPGFTSISMYPKLWEASGVSYPELIHLLIKLGLERHRKNRRLKRTF